A stretch of Carya illinoinensis cultivar Pawnee chromosome 14, C.illinoinensisPawnee_v1, whole genome shotgun sequence DNA encodes these proteins:
- the LOC122295064 gene encoding putative UPF0481 protein At3g02645 has translation MASSSSLDQHEHAQHPSAKGTDINELLQDPSANGNDIGLQDPFVTDMIDIFDSNNGIEIPPVCVFSVPRFLSNSKPEAYSPEVIGLGPLYHSGSPLQMDKLGVTRNIHNEFRHIKFQELIQGLRKLVPSIRACYQMYLTDGDERIACTMAIDGLFLFALLCHRNRGKDAPTSSDTLLRLLAHTDIMSRIPSDEIVAGDTMMLQNQIPIFVLKHILLMECSEPLIVEKNLPRLLLGYCKALSPFKVLKNYPDSMALKRTHMLDLLYHMITLTKHELEKLIDEEGRDKKERKEVEAKKVELKKSCCKAYLTKLWPTGVLDILSGLPLPKGLENPIEWVKGLLGLPWSLLLYLSYKAGVGDQENLMPTASKLSDVGVKFSPDHIRHIRFTRKAALIKLPVIKVNVNSEIIIRNLMAYEVMFKPEVSQRWVIRGYIQLMSALVKTGKDVKVLRDHDILETDWYMKDDEVAKIFSGMSWEPPLFSAPERADFDWGMSDINHYYNGLLKVKVRKYVKQILKLLAGSPPVWLGLLLPACMREGQSFL, from the coding sequence ATGGCCTCAAGTTCAAGCCTTGATCAGCATGAGCATGCACAACATCCATCTGCCAAGGGCACCGATATTAATGAATTACTGCAAGATCCATCTGCCAATGGCAACGATATTGGACTGCAAGATCCATTTGTAACGGATATGATTGACATATTCGACAGCAATAATGGCATTGAAATTCCTCCAGTTTGTGTCTTCTCTGTGCCCAGGTTTCTAAGCAACTCCAAGCCAGAAGCTTACTCCCCTGAGGTTATAGGCTTAGGACCCCTCTATCATTCCGGGTCACCACTTCAGATGGACAAGCTCGGTGTTACGAGGAACATTCATAATGAATTCAGACATATTAAGTTCCAAGAACTCATTCAGGGACTCAGGAAGCTAGTGCCATCCATCCGCGCTTGTTACCAGATGTACTTGACTGATGGGGACGAGAGGATAGCATGCACAATGGCGATAGAcggtttgtttttgtttgcgtTGCTTTGTCACCGTAACAGAGGTAAAGATGCTCCAACCTCTTCGGATACTTTGCTTCGCTTATTAGCCCATACAGATATCATGAGCAGAATCCCCTCTGATGAGATCGTAGCTGGGGATACGATGATGCTTCAAAACCAAATTCCGATTTTTGTACTGAAACATATCTTGCTCATGGAATGCTCGGAGCCACTAATCGTTGAGAAAAATCTTCCTCGATTATTGTTGGGTTATTGTAAAGCACTCTCTCCATTCAAAGTGCTGAAGAACTACCCGGATTCCATGGCTTTAAAGCGCACTCATATGTTGGATCTTCTGTACCACATGATCACGCTCACAAAGCACGAATTGGAAAAATTAATTGACGAAGAAGGAagagataaaaaagaaagaaaagaggtcGAGGCAAAAAaggttgagttaaaaaaaagttgttgTAAAGCCTATCTTACAAAACTGTGGCCAACCGGAGTCTTGGATATTCTCTCAGGTCTACCTCTGCCAAAAGGACTGGAAAACCCAATTGAGTGGGTAAAAGGTTTGCTTGGTCTACCGTGGTCTTTACTACTTTATCTATCCTACAAAGCTGGGGTTGGAGATCAGGAAAACTTGATGCCTACAGCATCAAAGCTGTCTGATGTTGGAGTCAAATTCTCCCCGGATCACATCAGACACATTCGGTTTACGCGTAAAGCAGCCTTGATTAAGCTCCCGGTCATTAAAGTGAATGTAAACTCAGAGATAATTATTAGAAACTTAATGGCATACGAAGTCATGTTCAAGCCTGAAGTCTCCCAGCGTTGGGTTATTAGAGGGTACATTCAATTGATGAGTGCGCTGGTAAAAACTGGCAAGGATGTGAAGGTTCTTAGGGATCATGATATTCTAGAAACTGATTGGTACATGAAGGATGACGAGGTCGCGAAAATCTTTAGTGGAATGAGCTGGGAGCCGCCCCTTTTCTCGGCACCGGAACGAGCTGATTTCGACTGGGGCATGAGTGACATTAACCACTACTACAATGGTTTACTGAAGGTCAAGGTTCGGAAATATGTAAAGCAGATTCTCAAGCTTTTGGCTGGCTCTCCGCCTGTTTGGCTCGGTCTACTGCTACCCGCTTGCATGCGAGAAGGGCAAAGCTTTTTGTGA